From Nicotiana tabacum cultivar K326 chromosome 22, ASM71507v2, whole genome shotgun sequence, one genomic window encodes:
- the LOC142175900 gene encoding uncharacterized protein LOC142175900 has translation MYNLAKDMSLPWLVRGDFNIIWDEEEKFGGLPVSLNEVNDFRHCINTCNLTNLGFKGSIFTWWNGRVEEDCIFKRLDRFLANMEFQQMLPGIEITDLSKIGSDHSPMMLSCNTATEPVKKAFRFLNFWTKYPTFIDVVKENWQADFAGDPFIIFNHKLKRLKKALSTWSRATYGDIFQKISSLEEVVLVHEAQFERHPTYQNTKFFHALVNGRRKRLQLKRIQNIYGNWLEDKEAIVEEAVNFFKAQFYEDRVPDSFGIIDHVPMMVGTEQNEELVR, from the coding sequence ATGTATAATCTGGCCAAAGATATGTCACTGCCTTGGCTTGTTAGGGGTGACTTTAATATTATTTGGGATGAAGAGGAAAAGTTTGGTGGACTTCCTGTATCTCTGAATGAGGTTAATGATTTTAGACATTGCATCAACACATGTAATCTGACTAATCTAGGTTTTAAAGGAAGTATATTCACTTGGTGGAATGGGAGAGTTGAAGAGGATTGCATCTTTAAAAGACTGGATCGATTCCTGGCTAATATGGAGTTTCAGCAGATGCTACCTGGTATAGAGATCACAGACTTATCAAAAATAGGGTCAGATCACAGCCCTATGATGTTGTCATGTAACACTGCTACAGAACCAGTCAAGAAGGCTTTTAGATTTCTCAACTTTTGGACAAAGTATCCTACGTTCATTGATGTAGTTAAGGAGAACTGGCAAGCTGATTTTGCTGGGgatccttttattattttcaatcacAAGTTAAAGAGACTGAAGAAGGCTTTATCAACTTGGAGTAGAGCAACTTATGGGGATATCTTTCAGAAGATTTCAAGTCTAGAGGAAGTGGTGTTAGTGCATGAAGCTCAATTTGAGAGGCACCCTACATACCAGAATACTAAATTTTTTCATGCTCTAGTTAATGGAAGAAGAAAGAGATTACAACTTAAAagaattcaaaatatatatggtAATTGGCTTGAAGACAAGGAAGCCATAGTTGAGGAGGCAGTCAACTTCTTTAAGGCACAGTTTTATGAAGACAGAGTGCCAGATTCATTTGGCATCATTGATCATGTTCCTATGATGGTTGGTACTGAACAAAATGAAGAGCTGGTGAGGTAG
- the LOC107818994 gene encoding V-type proton ATPase subunit a1 isoform X1 → MEYIDNMPPMDLMRSEKMTFVQLIIPFESAHRAVTYLGQLGLLQFRDLNAEKSPFQRTFVNQVKRCAEMSRKLRYFKDQIHKAGLLPPPLPASQPDIELEELEIQLAEHEHELIEMNANSEKLRQSYNELLEFKMVLQKASGFLVSSSHTTDQETELDENVYSNDNHADTASLLEQEMRSELSNQSGVRFISGIICKSKVVQFERMLFRATRGNMLFNQAVADDEILDPSSNEMVEKVVFVVFFSGEQARTKILKICEAFGANCYPVPEDTTKRRQITQEVLSRLSELETTLDAGLRHRDKALTSIGYHLTKWINMAKTQKAVYDTLNMLNFDVTKKCLVGEGWCPIFAKTKIQEALQRATFDSSSQVGIIFHVMDAVESPPTYFRTNSFTNAFQEIVDAYGVAKYQEANPAVYTIVTFPFLFAVMFGDWGHGICLLLGALVLIARESKLSSQKLGSFMEMLFGGRYVLVLMSIFSIYCGLLYNEFFSVPFHIFGESAYKCRDATCSDARTVGLVKYKDPYPFGVDPSWRGSRSELPFLNSLKMKMSILLGVAQMNLGIILSYFNARFFSSSIDIKYQFIPQVIFLNSLFGYLSLLILVKWCTGSQADLYHVMIYMFLSPFEALGENRLFWGQSVLQVILLLLALVAVPWMLFPKPFILKRLHMERFQGRTYGILGTSEMGIDEEPGSARQHAEEFNFSEVFVHQMIHSIEFVLGAVSNTASYLRLWALSLAHSELSTVFYEKVLLLAWGYDNIVIRLVGLAVFAFATTFILLMMETLSAFLHALRLHWVEFQNKFYHGDGYKFKPFSFALLADDDD, encoded by the exons ATGGAGTACATAGACAACATGCCGCCAATGGATCTGATGCGCTCGGAGAAGATGACTTTCGTTCAGCTTATTATTCCCTTTGAGTCCGCTCATCGTGCTGTCACTTACCTTGGCCAACTTGGACTTCTCCAATTCCGTGAT CTAAATGCCGAAAAGAGCCCTTTCCAGAGAACATTTGTAAACCAG GTAAAACGATGCGCGGAGATGTCAAGAAAACTAAGATATTTCAAAGATCAGATACACAAAGCCGGTCTATTGCCTCCTCCTCTTCCTGCTTCCCAACCTGATATTGAATTAGAAGAATTGGAG ATACAACTGGCAGAGCATGAACATGAGTTGATTGAAATGAATGCTAATAGTGAAAAATTGCGGCAATCATATAATGAGCTGCTTGAGTTTAAGATGGTATTGCAAAAG GCTAGTGGCTTCCTTGTTTCAAGTAGTCATACCACTGATCAGGAAACAGAATTGGATGAAAATGTGTACTCCAATGATAACCATGCGGATACAGCATCATTACTTGAGCAG GAGATGCGTTCAGAACTGTCAAATCAGTCTGGAGTTAGATTTATTAGTGGCATTATCTGCAAGTCCAAGGTTGTTCAATTTGAAAGAATGCTGTTTCGTGCTACAAGGGGTAATATGCTTTTCAATCAGGCAGTTGCTGATGATGAAATACTGGATCCTTCCTCAAACGAAATG GTTGAGAAAGTAGTCTTTGTAGTATTCTTTTCAGGTGAGCAGGCAAGAacaaaaatactgaaaatatgTGAGGCATTTGGTGCAAATTGCTATCCTGTTCCTGAAGACACGACAAAGAGAAGGCAGATAACTCAAGAA GTTTTGTCTCGGCTATCTGAATTAGAGACCACTCTGGATGCTGGACTGCGCCATAGAGATAAGGCTTTGACCTCCATAGGTTATCACCTTACAAAATGGATAAATATG GCTAAAACACAAAAGGCAGTGTATGACACATTAAATATGCTAAATTTCGATGTTACAAAGAAGTGCCTTGTGGGTGAGGGCTGGTGTCCAATATTTGCTAAAACCAAG ATACAAGAGGCTTTGCAGCGTGCAACATTTGATAGCAGTTCACAAGTGGGGATTATATTTCATGTGATGGATGCTGTGGAGTCACCTCCAACATACTTTAGGACAAACAGTTTCACAAATGCATTTCAAGAAATTGTTGATGCATATGG TGTTGCTAAATACCAGGAGGCAAATCCAGCTGTTTATACCATTGTTacatttcctttcctttttgctGTGATGTTTGGGGACTGGGGTCATGGAATCTGCTTGCTGTTGGGAGCATTAGTTCTTATCGCAAGGGAAAGCAAACTTAGCTCTCAG AAACTAGGCAGCTTCATGGAGATGCTCTTTGGGGGTCGCTATGTACTCGTGTTGATGTCAATATTTTCAATTTACTGTGGCTTGCTATATAATGAATTCTTCTCAGTTCCCTTTCACATATTTGGTGAATCAGCGTACAAATGCCGAGATGCTACATGCAG TGATGCACGGACAGTTGGTTTAGTAAAATACAAGGATCCATATCCATTTGGCGTGGACCCAAGCTGGAGAGGCAGCCGTTCAGAACTTCCTTTCTTGAATTCTCTTAAGATGAAGATGTCTATTTTGTTGGGTGTGGCCCAGATGAACCTCGGAATTATTTTAAGTTATTTCAATGCACGTTTCTTCAGCAGCTCAATTGATATTAA gtATCAGTTTATTCCACAAGTGATCTTTCTCAACAGCCTCTTTGGATACCTTTCGCTTCTCATTCTTGTCAAATGGTGCACTGGTTCTCAAGCAGATCTATATCATGTTATGATTTATATGTTCTTAAGTCCTTTTGAGGCTCTTGGTGAAAATAGGTTGTTCTGGGGCCAGAGTGTGCTTCAG GTAATATTGCTGCTTTTGGCACTTGTTGCTGTTCCATGGATGCTCTTCCCAAAACCTTTTATTTTGAAAAGACTTCATATGGAG AGATTTCAAGGTCGTACATACGGGATACTTGGAACCTCCGAGATGGGTATTGACGAAGAACCAGGCTCTGCCAGGCAGCATGCTGAGGAGTTTAACTTTAGTGAGGTTTTTGTGCACCAAATGATACACTCTATTGAATTTGTACTTGGTGCTGTTTCTAACACTGCATCGTATCTTCGGCTTTGGGCTTTGAG TTTGGCTCACTCTGAATTATCTACTGTGTTCTATGAGAAAGTTCTCCTCCTTGCCTGGGG GTATGATAACATCGTCATACGGCTAGTGGGGCTGGCAGTTTTTGCctttgcgacaacttttatcctACTTATGATGGAGACTCTTAGTGCATTCCTTCATGCATTGCGTCTTCATTGGGTGGAATTCCAGAACAAGTTTTATCATGGGGATGGTTATAAGTTCAAGCCATTCTCCTTTGCCTTGTTAGCAGATGATGACGATTAG
- the LOC107818994 gene encoding V-type proton ATPase subunit a1 isoform X2, whose amino-acid sequence MLIVKNCGNHIMSCLSLRWYCKRLVASLFQVVIPLIRKQNWMKMCTPMITMRIQHHYLSSKVLFNLQEMRSELSNQSGVRFISGIICKSKVVQFERMLFRATRGNMLFNQAVADDEILDPSSNEMVEKVVFVVFFSGEQARTKILKICEAFGANCYPVPEDTTKRRQITQEVLSRLSELETTLDAGLRHRDKALTSIGYHLTKWINMAKTQKAVYDTLNMLNFDVTKKCLVGEGWCPIFAKTKIQEALQRATFDSSSQVGIIFHVMDAVESPPTYFRTNSFTNAFQEIVDAYGVAKYQEANPAVYTIVTFPFLFAVMFGDWGHGICLLLGALVLIARESKLSSQKLGSFMEMLFGGRYVLVLMSIFSIYCGLLYNEFFSVPFHIFGESAYKCRDATCSDARTVGLVKYKDPYPFGVDPSWRGSRSELPFLNSLKMKMSILLGVAQMNLGIILSYFNARFFSSSIDIKYQFIPQVIFLNSLFGYLSLLILVKWCTGSQADLYHVMIYMFLSPFEALGENRLFWGQSVLQVILLLLALVAVPWMLFPKPFILKRLHMERFQGRTYGILGTSEMGIDEEPGSARQHAEEFNFSEVFVHQMIHSIEFVLGAVSNTASYLRLWALSLAHSELSTVFYEKVLLLAWGYDNIVIRLVGLAVFAFATTFILLMMETLSAFLHALRLHWVEFQNKFYHGDGYKFKPFSFALLADDDD is encoded by the exons ATGCTAATAGTGAAAAATTGCGGCAATCATATAATGAGCTGCTTGAGTTTAAGATGGTATTGCAAAAG GCTAGTGGCTTCCTTGTTTCAAGTAGTCATACCACTGATCAGGAAACAGAATTGGATGAAAATGTGTACTCCAATGATAACCATGCGGATACAGCATCATTACTTGAGCAG CAAAGTTCTTTTCAATCTTCAGGAGATGCGTTCAGAACTGTCAAATCAGTCTGGAGTTAGATTTATTAGTGGCATTATCTGCAAGTCCAAGGTTGTTCAATTTGAAAGAATGCTGTTTCGTGCTACAAGGGGTAATATGCTTTTCAATCAGGCAGTTGCTGATGATGAAATACTGGATCCTTCCTCAAACGAAATG GTTGAGAAAGTAGTCTTTGTAGTATTCTTTTCAGGTGAGCAGGCAAGAacaaaaatactgaaaatatgTGAGGCATTTGGTGCAAATTGCTATCCTGTTCCTGAAGACACGACAAAGAGAAGGCAGATAACTCAAGAA GTTTTGTCTCGGCTATCTGAATTAGAGACCACTCTGGATGCTGGACTGCGCCATAGAGATAAGGCTTTGACCTCCATAGGTTATCACCTTACAAAATGGATAAATATG GCTAAAACACAAAAGGCAGTGTATGACACATTAAATATGCTAAATTTCGATGTTACAAAGAAGTGCCTTGTGGGTGAGGGCTGGTGTCCAATATTTGCTAAAACCAAG ATACAAGAGGCTTTGCAGCGTGCAACATTTGATAGCAGTTCACAAGTGGGGATTATATTTCATGTGATGGATGCTGTGGAGTCACCTCCAACATACTTTAGGACAAACAGTTTCACAAATGCATTTCAAGAAATTGTTGATGCATATGG TGTTGCTAAATACCAGGAGGCAAATCCAGCTGTTTATACCATTGTTacatttcctttcctttttgctGTGATGTTTGGGGACTGGGGTCATGGAATCTGCTTGCTGTTGGGAGCATTAGTTCTTATCGCAAGGGAAAGCAAACTTAGCTCTCAG AAACTAGGCAGCTTCATGGAGATGCTCTTTGGGGGTCGCTATGTACTCGTGTTGATGTCAATATTTTCAATTTACTGTGGCTTGCTATATAATGAATTCTTCTCAGTTCCCTTTCACATATTTGGTGAATCAGCGTACAAATGCCGAGATGCTACATGCAG TGATGCACGGACAGTTGGTTTAGTAAAATACAAGGATCCATATCCATTTGGCGTGGACCCAAGCTGGAGAGGCAGCCGTTCAGAACTTCCTTTCTTGAATTCTCTTAAGATGAAGATGTCTATTTTGTTGGGTGTGGCCCAGATGAACCTCGGAATTATTTTAAGTTATTTCAATGCACGTTTCTTCAGCAGCTCAATTGATATTAA gtATCAGTTTATTCCACAAGTGATCTTTCTCAACAGCCTCTTTGGATACCTTTCGCTTCTCATTCTTGTCAAATGGTGCACTGGTTCTCAAGCAGATCTATATCATGTTATGATTTATATGTTCTTAAGTCCTTTTGAGGCTCTTGGTGAAAATAGGTTGTTCTGGGGCCAGAGTGTGCTTCAG GTAATATTGCTGCTTTTGGCACTTGTTGCTGTTCCATGGATGCTCTTCCCAAAACCTTTTATTTTGAAAAGACTTCATATGGAG AGATTTCAAGGTCGTACATACGGGATACTTGGAACCTCCGAGATGGGTATTGACGAAGAACCAGGCTCTGCCAGGCAGCATGCTGAGGAGTTTAACTTTAGTGAGGTTTTTGTGCACCAAATGATACACTCTATTGAATTTGTACTTGGTGCTGTTTCTAACACTGCATCGTATCTTCGGCTTTGGGCTTTGAG TTTGGCTCACTCTGAATTATCTACTGTGTTCTATGAGAAAGTTCTCCTCCTTGCCTGGGG GTATGATAACATCGTCATACGGCTAGTGGGGCTGGCAGTTTTTGCctttgcgacaacttttatcctACTTATGATGGAGACTCTTAGTGCATTCCTTCATGCATTGCGTCTTCATTGGGTGGAATTCCAGAACAAGTTTTATCATGGGGATGGTTATAAGTTCAAGCCATTCTCCTTTGCCTTGTTAGCAGATGATGACGATTAG